In Lutra lutra chromosome 13, mLutLut1.2, whole genome shotgun sequence, one genomic interval encodes:
- the NDOR1 gene encoding NADPH-dependent diflavin oxidoreductase 1 isoform X2, with translation MCRRGWAARLGAGGSSAGCRPWTLTQWEPLVIFVCATAGQGDPPDNMKNFWRFIFRKNLPPTSLCQTDFAVLGLGDSSYAKFNFVAKKLHRRLLQLGGRALLPVCLGNDQHELGPDAAIDPWLHNLWEKVLALYPVPLDLGVIPAGVPLPPKFTLHFLPEAPRICSEEQHGASTDPPGPPSEQQPFLAPMVTNQRVTGPSHFQDVRLIEFDITGSGLSFAAGDVVLILPENPAGRTQHFCQVLGLDPDQTFTLLPQEPGVPCPARLPQPCSVRHLVSHYLDIASVPRRSFFELLACLSPHELEQEKLLYFSSPQGQEELYAYCIRPRRTILEVLCDFPHTAGAIPADYLLDLIPPIRPRAFSIASSLLAHPSRLQILVAVVQYQTRLKERRRGLCSSWLASLNPGQGPVQVPLWVRPGGLTFPETPDTPVIMVGPGTGVAPFRAAVQERVAQGRNGNFLFFGCRSRHQDFYWGAEWLDLEKRGCLTLFTAFSREQEQKVYVQHRLRELGPLVWELLDRQGAYFYLAGNAKCMPADVSEALMSVFREEGGLSSPDAAAYLARLQRTLRFQSETWA, from the exons AATTTCTGGAGGTTCATATTCCGGAAGAATCTGCCACCGACCTCCCTCTGTCAGACAGACTTTGCTGTCCTGGGCCTCGGGGACTCCTCGTATGCCAA GTTCAATTTTGTGGCCAAGAAGTTACATCGTCGGCTGCTGCAGCTCGGGGGCCGCGCCCTCCTGCCCGTGTGCCTGGGCAATGACCAGCACGAGCTggg gCCTGATGCTGCCATCGACCCCTGGCTGCACAATCTGTGGGAGAAGGTGCTGGCACTGTACCCCGTGCCCCTTGACCTTGGTGTGATCCCCGCCGGAGTCCC TTTGCCCCCCAAGTTCACCCTGCACTTCCTCCCGGAGGCCCCCAGGATATGCTCTGAGGAGCAGCATGGGGCCAGCACAGACCCTCCAGGTCCACCTTCAGAGCAGCAGCCCTTCCTGGCACCCATGGTCACCAACCAGAGAGTAACCGGCCCCTCGCACTTCCAGGATGTTCGGCTGATCGAGTTCGACATCACAGGCTCGGGGCTCAG CTTTGCAGCCGGCGACGTGGTGCTGATCCTGCCCGAGAACCCGGCCGGCCGCACCCAGCATTTCTGCCAGGTGCTGGGCCTGGACCCAGACCAGACCTTCACCCTGCTGCCTCAGGAGCCAG GTGTGCCCTGCCCCGCACggctgccccagccctgctccgTGAGGCACCTTGTGTCACACTACCTGGACATTGCCAGCGTGCCCCGCCGTTCCTTCTTCGAGCTCctggcttgtctctctccccacgAGCTGGAGCAGGAGAAGCTGCTGTACTTCAGCTCCCCCCAGGGTCAGGAGGAGCTGTACGCGTACTGCATCCGGCCTCGCAGGACCATCCTGGAG GTGCTGTGCGACTTCCCGCACACGGCGGGAGCCATCCCCGCAGACTACCTGCTGGACCTCATCCCCCCGATCCGCCCGCGGGCCTTCTCTATCGCCTCCTCTCTGCTG GCTCACCCGTCCAGGCTGCAGATCCTCGTGGCTGTGGTGCAGTACCAGACACGCCTCAAGGAGCGCCGCCGGGGCCTCTGCTCCTCGTGGCTCGCCTCGCTGAATCCCGGGCAAG GACCTGTCCAGGTGCCGCTGTGGGTGCGGCCCGGGGGCCTGACCTTCCCAGAGACACCAGATACACCCGTAATCATGGTGGGCCCTGGCACTGGCGTGGCCCCTTTCCGAGCAGCTGTCCAGGAGCGCGTGGCCCAGGGCCGGAATG GAAACTTTCTGTTCTTCGGCTGCCGCTCACGCCACCAGGACTTCTACTGGGGGGCTGAGTGGCTGGACCTAGAGAAGAGGGGCTGCCTGACGCTCTTCACAGCCTTCTCCCGGGAGCAG gagcagaaggtatatgtGCAACATCGGCTCCGGGAGCTCGGGCCGCTGGTGTGGGAGCTGCTGGACCGCCAGGGCGCCTACTTCTACCTGGCAGG CAATGCCAAGTGCATGCCCGCAGATGTGTCGGAAGCCCTGATGTCTGTCTTCCGGGAGGAGGGCGGGCTCTCCAGCCCTGATGCAGCTGCCTACCTGGCCAGGCTCCAGCGGACACTGCGTTTCCAGAGTGAGACTTGGGCCTGA
- the RNF224 gene encoding LOW QUALITY PROTEIN: RING finger protein 224 (The sequence of the model RefSeq protein was modified relative to this genomic sequence to represent the inferred CDS: inserted 3 bases in 2 codons), whose translation MQPDRPRVSAEGTAAGSRRGDCIICXLYDLEGHLPHRLYCGHTFCQACVRRLDTPEGEQRWISCPQCRQSTPTPRGGVALLDLDLAAFLAVRAEREPSRREPPAPPKGSAXPSLSCPTLGPQPHFPQARGCCGLCWDAPGGPEV comes from the exons ATGCAGCCAGACAGGCCCCGGGTGTCTGCGGAGGGGACGGCCGCGGGGTCCCGGCGGGGTGACTGCATCATCT TACTCTATGACCTCGAGGGCCACCTGCCGCACCGTCTCTACTGCGGCCATACCTTCTGCCAGGCGTGCGTGCGGCGGCTGGACACTCCAGAGGGCGAGCAGCGCTGGATCTCCTGCCCACAGTGCCGCCAGAGCACACCCACACCCCGGGGAGGGGTGGCCCTGCTGGACCTCGACCTGGCCGCCTTCCTGGCCGTGAGGGCTGAGCGGGAGCCATCTCGCAGGGAGCCCCCTGCACCCCCCAAGGGCAGTGC GCCATCACTCAGCTGTCCCACCCTAGGCCCCCAGCCCCACTTCCCCCAGGCCCGGGGCTGCTGCGGTCTCTGCTGGGACGCCCCCGGCGGTCCCGAGGTCTGA
- the RNF208 gene encoding RING finger protein 208, whose amino-acid sequence MPVDPGPEVGSGWPGLLMSCLKGPHVILKMEAMKIVHPEKFPELQAAAPCFPPAPRPTPALAPKRAWPSDTEIIVNQACGGDMPALDGAPRTPPLPRRPRKGSVELGFPRVAPADEVIVNQYVIRPGPASSGPPATAAPASGEPLECPTCGHTYNVTQRRPRVLSCLHSVCEQCLQILYESCPKYKFISCPTCRRETVLFTDYGLAALAVNTSILSRLPPEALTAPSGGQWGGEPEGSCYQTFRQYCGAACTCHVRNPLSACSIM is encoded by the coding sequence ATGCCGGTTGACCCTGGGCCCGAGGTGGGCAGTGGCTGGCCAGGCCTCCTCATGTCCTGCCTGAAGGGTCCCCATGTCATCCTCAAGATGGAGGCCATGAAGATTGTTCACCCCGAGAAGTTCCCCGAGCTGCAGGCGGCCGCCCCTTGCTTCCCACCTGCACCGCGGCCCACCCCCGCTCTGGCCCCCAAACGGGCCTGGCCCTCAGACACAGAAATCATCGTCAACCAGGCCTGTGGGGGGGACATGCCTGCCTTGGATGGGGCACCCCGCACCCCTCCCTTGCCACGACGGCCCCGCAAGGGCAGTGTGGAGTTGGGCTTCCCCCGCGTGGCGCCCGCGGACGAGGTAATCGTGAATCAATACGTGATACGGCCTGGGCCTGCCTCCTCGGGGCCCCCCGCCACGGCGGCGCCAGCTTCGGGGGAGCCCCTGGAGTGCCCCACCTGCGGGCACACGTACAACGTCACCCAGCGGCGACCCCGAGTGCTGTCCTGCCTGCACTCCGTGTGCGAGCAGTGTCTGCAGATCCTCTATGAGTCCTGTCCCAAGTACAAGTTCATCTCCTGCCCCACCTGCCGCCGCGAGACTGTGCTCTTCACGGACTACGGCCTGGCCGCGCTCGCTGTCAACACGTCCATCCTGAGCCGCCTGCCACCTGAGGCACTGACTGCCCCATCCGGGGGCCAGTGGGGGGGTGAGCCGGAGGGCAGCTGCTACCAGACCTTCCGGCAGTACTGTGGGGCCGCGTGCACCTGCCACGTGCGGAACCCACTGTCCGCCTGCTCCATCATGTAG
- the LOC125083039 gene encoding ring finger protein-like, translating into MGSQLPSATKHLVPPQGLTGLWPGWKSATAALRSVPDPARVQRATLTFTAPTTLAATLGTPPTHPDSCPRAPIHGPCDLSSGLSGLPSASLGSECPAPPRQVLADEELDGRVLRNPQGPGAPDSEPLLGARAAACPWAGQSKEEDGKGQAGESGEEECPICTESYGPGEHRLALLNCGHGLCVGCLHQLLGTAPSASLGQVCCPLCRQKTPMLEWEICRLQEELLQADGPQGPPPPTPPAPPPPRGPGPWASLEHRYQLRFLAGPVGGQGCLPFLPCPPCLGARLWALREQGPCPRRLALSSLLALELLGLLLVFTPLMLLGLLFMLLDRSGR; encoded by the exons ATGGGCTCCCAGCTACCCTCTGCCACCAAGCACCTGGTGCCACCTCAGGGCCTCACGGGGCTCTGGCCAGGCTGGAAGTCA GCGACGGCTGCTTTGAGGTCAGTGCCAGACCCTGCCCGTGTCCAGAGGGCCACGCTGACCTTCACAGCCCCAACCACCCTGGCTGCCACCCTGGgaaccccacccacccatccggactcctgccccagggcccccaTTCATGGCCCCTGTGACCTCAGCTCTGGACTCAGCGGTCTGCCTTCAGCCTCTCTCGGCTCTGAATGCCCAGCCCCCCCACGCCAAGTGTTGGCGGACGAAGAGTTGGACGGCAGGGTTCTTAGGaacccccagggtcctggggctccagACAGTGAGCCCCTGCTGGGGGCCAGAGCCGCAGCCTGCCCCTGGGCCGGGCAGTCAAAGGAGGAGGATGGCAAGGGGCAGGCGGGAGAGTCGGGGGAGGAGGAGTGCCCCATCTGCACAGAGTCCTACGGGCCCGGGGAGCACCGCCTGGCCCTGCTGAACTGTGGCCACGGCCTGTGCGTGGGCTGCCTGCACCAGTTGCTGGGCACGGCCCCCAGCGCCAGCCTGGGCCAGGTATGCTGCCCACTGTGTCGCCAGAAGACGCCCATGCTTGAGTGGGAGATCTGCCGGCTGCAGGAGGAGCTGTTGCAGGCAGATGGGCCCCAGGGCCCCCCGCCCCCTACGCCCCCCGCTCCTCCCCCGCCCCGGGGCCCCGGGCCCTGGGCCTCCTTAGAGCACCGCTACCAGCTGCGCTTCCTGGCAGGGCCCGTGGGCGGCCAGGGCTGCCTGCCCTTCCTACCGTGCCCGCCCTGCCTGGGTGCACGGCTCTGGGCTTTGCGGGAACAAGGGCCTTGCCCCCGCCGCCTTGCTTTGTCGAGCCTGCTGGCCCTGGAGCTGCTGGGCCTGTTGCTGGTCTTCACGCCACTCATGCTGCTGGGGCTGCTCTTCATGCTGCTAGACCGTTCTGGCCGCTGA
- the CYSRT1 gene encoding cysteine-rich tail protein 1 encodes MDPHEMVVKNPYAQVSIPRAHLRPDLGQQLEMASSSWGSQPLPAGSCPSEPTRLLQPTEEALESKGGKGTKGAGQIQGHQAWPRSSNPYSGGQRPAGLTYTGRPPIGRGDDIAHHCCCCPCCSCCHCPRFCRCHSCCCVVS; translated from the coding sequence ATGGACCCACACGAGATGGTCGTCAAGAACCCGTATGCCCAGGTCAGCATCCCCCGCGCTCACCTGCGGCCCGACCTGGGGCAGCAGCTGGAAATGGCTTCCTCTTCCTGGGGGTCGCAGCCTCTGCCTGCGGGGTCCTGCCCCTCAGAGCCCACCCGGCTCCTGCAGCCCACCGAGGAGGCCCTAGAGAGCAAAGGTGGCAAGGGGACCAAGGGGGCTGGCCAGATCCAGGGCCACCAGGCCTGGCCACGGTCCAGCAACCCCTACAGTGGTGGGCAGCGTCCGGCAGGACTGACCTACACCGGACGGCCACCCATCGGGCGTGGTGATGACATCGCCCACCACTgctgctgctgtccctgctgctcctgctgccacTGCCCTCGCTTCTGCCGCTGCCACAGCTGCTGCTGCGTCGTCTCCTAG